The genomic region CTCATACTTCACACCTGGCAGTTCCTATTTCTCATCCTTCCACTCAACATGTCACTAATTTCACAGGGTTTTGTACCAATGCAAGTGCCAACtagaaaacacagaaagagCAAGATTCAGCACCAAGCAGGCTTGTGCACTGAGCTGTGAAATACTCCTCTCTTTCCTTCACAGAAGCACATAAAGCTttggaaggagaaagaagagcagGCTCACCAGCAGACAGTGAGGAGATTGGAGCCTCAGCCCATCTgttcagcagcagaagcagcatgaCTGAACAGAGCATAACCTAGACATTAGGAAGAGGATCTGCCCAAGCACCACAGGGATTTGCCCCTTCTTTCATCAGCAAGAACTGGAACAAGGCAAAGGCTCAACTCAGCCTAAGGCAGTTTGTGCTTTGATGCAAAGAGACCAGCTCCTCACTCCTGAAGCTTATTCACTTAAAACTGGCTTCAAACTTGAAGAAAGCAGAGTCTAAAAAAGCAAGTTTTTCCTCAGAGCCAAGAGAGAGGACAGCAGCTACTTCTAGGGCAGGAGGTCAcagacaaggatcctggcacATTGCCACAGTAATGTCAGACAGGAGCTGGCTGTCTGAAAGAGCATAACCCCCAATGCCTACATCTGGGGAAATGAATTCAGAAATTCCACCCAGCCACAGCACTGTGATTTTAGGCAAATGTTCCAGAGCTGGTctggttttgttcatttttaaacaaagaagaaagcaTACTACAGAAACACATTTACTGCAAGTTCAGACAGACACTCCAGGATGGTCCAACTGATTGCCTCCCTCATATCCTACTTAGCCTTCATGGAGACCAGGAGCATCTGTTAGGCTGAATGCTGAACTCCAGAACCAAAGACACTTCTACATCCGCTGAGTCTGGCTCTCAGAGGAAGCAGTAGAACTGGAAGCACTGTGAGACAGCTGAGTAAGGACCTCCTGGATAACCTGCCAGTCAGCCCACTGACCCACCACCATAGATGGGAAGGAAGCCCACCACTATGTGGACCTGTAGCCACTACGAACCAAAACGTTCACCTTATTTAGGTAATGATTTTGACAGATGACCAATACTGATGGTTTTCTTTGCAGCACATACAAATAGAAGAGCAGGTCagaaggggaaggaagaggcAGGAAGGGTAGCAAGCAGATGTTATGGACAGGAAGATGAAAGCTGTTCAGATGTGGTGGCACAGCACCAGATGCTGTTTCAGGATTCAAAATCATTACTGGCATAGCAGACTAAAATGTTTACTGAGTACCTCCATTCCCAGGCTCCACAAGGACCTCTGGAAAACAAAGCATTCTATATCATCTTAGCCTTCCACTCCTTTCAGAATTACTCAACAAAACTACACAGCAAGTGATAATCTTTGCCCTCAGGATAACAAAAACTAGCCAAATAATATACTCTTGGCCTTAATACCACCATCCTTACTCTCCATGGGAAATACTGGTCTTCCATTCTTCCAGTTCCCAGGCACCCTCTTAGATTCTTCCCCCACACAAACAGTTCTCCTCTGTctacacaggagaaaaaaacagaaaagaacagagtcattaaaaaggaagaattcTATTTATGATGCTGTCAAATGTGGCTACAGTGTTTCTGGGAGTATACAGGGTTATACAAGCAGCATGACAGCTACCAGATTTACTTCAATGTACAATAAATGTACTTGTGTTTGGAGAAAATTATGCCTAATGAGCAGTACAAGAACCAAGTTCTGTGCATAAATCTTTGTTTCCCCTTCTTACATCAGAATTTTATTTGAAGGAAGAGTGTAGCAGCAGAAATTCCAGGGAATAATTTGTGAAGTGAATAATTTGTGCTGAAAGTTAGACAACTGCAGTTATCTGGATCAGGGATCACCAGAGCAAATCCAATAAGCAAGGCAGTGAGATCTGTCCCAAGCCATCACCTGGAGATTGCTTATTTGACTGTCTGAAAGAAGTGACCTTCTAATGACAGCTAGGGAAAGGCAAACATTTGTGTTCAACAGTTGAAGAGTTTTGAGCTTCTCAGGAAAACACACAGGTCTCAGAAGTGTTTGGATCAGCTCCACAACAGAAACAACCAAAACACaatataatttttatgtatGATTAACAATTTAACCAGAACACTCTTTCTGAATACCAAGGGGAGCCCACTTACAAGCACCCTGCAACCAAACTGACAGTGTCACACATACTGTTTGTCCCAAAGGACTCAGCCCTGGcattttttcctgctgccagctggatCTCTGAAACTGATGCCTGATGGTAAATGCCTTTCAAATTTCAAACCTTCAAAGGCTGAGAACCCACCCAGGGAGCACAGAGCACAGTATCATAACCTTTGCATATTAAATGCTTGGGTCTGCCCACCTCAGGCTGCTAACTCAATTGGCCAGGAATGCCAAGAAAATGGTATCTAGCTTCATTTAGAATCAGTTTTAGTTTGTTCATTTATCACATTAATTTTCTAAACTGCTCATTTTatacaggaaaatgaaaaaatcttcTGGATTTTGTGTATGAGAAAAGTTTTTTGTGTAAAGACAAATAACACTTTCTTAATTAACGCATAAATTAGCACAAACATAGGCCTGGAACCATGCTGACATCTGTAAATGTGCTGTctggctccctgctgctgcattCCAGTGTGCCTTCAATTTCAAGAAAGATGGGTACATTTTTTTGggtgtagggtttttttgtttcgggtttgctttggttttggtgggtttttttgcttttttttctcttctgtcaaTAACACAGCAACATGACCTCTCCCATGACAGCAGGGTGAGAAACTTACTTGTAAGTGCTGCAAATTGGCTGAGTCCACAGCGAACATGAGCAACACGGGTGTCTGGATTGAAGTCTGACCAGCCAAAAAGGCTGGGTGGGATCATCTCTGGCACTGCTGTCTCTATTAGGTTTGGTCCTTTCCCAAGAATTCCATATCCCCAGACAAAAACATTTCCTTCTTCTGCATTACAATAAGAACACATTTGTAAGAAAGTCTGTGCTTGTGAAATTCATGCCACAACCAAGAGTTAATCAGAACCAAAGGGAtattctcctttctttcagGTCATTCTAACACTTTCTGATTATTTAAAATCTGCAAATAATGCATTCCCATCTAAATGCCTCAATCCTTTCCTAAGCTATGCAAGCAAATCAAGCCTCCTAGGCAGACCTTTCATAGGGAAATAATGCAAACACAAGAGTGAGCTGGATAAAATACTACTGACTAATGGGACAGAGGTTGAGAGTTTATTTGGTGCATGCCCAAACCAGCAACTGGATGTCACTCTGCCTGGCATTGGTGCCTGGGAAAGGCAACACTTGCACAGCATAAAAAGGAGTAAGTTTCTAAATCAGGTAGCTCTGTTCCCTTCATATTAGAAGCTCTGGTCCTCACAACACCCCTGTTATAAATATTAGCATATTCATGGAGATAATCCTTCAAGAAAGTAATACAATCCCCTCCCTCATTCCTTCATGCAGCAAGCCTCCAGCTATGCTCCCCAGACACCCACAGTCCAAAGAACAGCCACTAAGGACCTGCTGCACAGTTTCACTGTTCTCataactttcttttttccatccCAGTTCATTATTTATAAACATGTCTGATTCATATGGAGTCTGAAGGGCTCTACTTTCTCTCAAGCGTTGCCTTACTTCCTCCCTATATCCATATTCATTATAGGCCATACTCACTGTGACCAGCAAAAGAGACCAGAAGAGCAAAGAGCTGCCATGCCCCTGCTctcctctgcagagcactcaaCAGCACACACTGCAGCAATGCTCTGCACTAGTGAAAACAACTCCTCTAGAATATTATTAAATCAGATTTCTCAGTCTCCCAGCTTTTTCCTCATAACATGCAGTATTTCCCTGTCTCCAAAAAACAAGATACTTGTTTCAAAATGTCAAAATCCACCTACTGTGTGGCCTTGCACCAAAGTGAATGATTCTAGAAGTGAACTCACCTGTTAGCACAACGTTGCCAGTCCCTCCACAGGCAGCCTCCTTTATCTTCCCAATCTTGAATGGCAAATGCCTGGGAACATTCACCTGTACACGATTGCAGAAGCGTTGTTAGAGACAAGGTAAACTGCAAAGTAGACATACATTTTAACTTGCTGTCTAGTTCTGGTTAGAGCTTACATACACTGGATTCCTGATACAACCTTTATTGCTTGAATAATAAAATGAATGCAAgtcccaaaattaaaaaaaaaaaacctacaggAAATTCATTAAGGTGAGGACAAGGTGGAAAAAGTTACCTACTAAAAAGCTTACATGCATGGCAACAAGGCTGAGAATGACTAATAACTGCTTCTTATCCCTGGCTTTTAAATTCAGACACAATGGGGACGTCAATAAGTGAGCATGTCTTCAAGTCTTCACACTGGATTAGATCACTAAAATTCAGCCTGCAGTGGCATTTTTTAAcatattagggaaaaaatacttaaaatcaCACTTATTTGGTACAGCCCAACACAACATACATACACAGCTTGACATATGTAAAGAGCAATCTCCCATTTCATAGCTCTGCCATTCTACACCTCGGACTGCATCTGTATTTTAGCTCAGACTCTTTATTTTTGGCAAATGTGCCATTCATCCATTTCAGATGCCACAGACCTCCTTCACACACCCAACCAGGAAAACTGCTACAGTGCATGATCATTGTCCTCAGGCCTTATGGGTCTCAGCATTTAGCTCTACATTAAGGTTACACGAGAAGAGGGACAGGAAACAAAGCTTTCTAAAATTTTGCTAAAGCTATTCTAATAAAATTGTCTGCTCTTATCCTTCTGCCACAAGTTGCTTGAGTATTGATTAATTTCTTGAGTCTATTTCCTCAAGTAGCTGTAACATGAGACCAACAGCCTAATTACCCCAGTAGTACAATGCCTAGTGTAAAGAAAGCACCTTACCAATGCCACATCTAAGTTTGctcaaaaaatccttttatctgTGAGACACTGGAATTTCAGTTATAAATCCACTAAGGATGTCCATGAAAAATTCACCATCATACAAGTTTGACTGGAAGGAATTTCCAAGGGCCATCTGGATCAGCACTATGCTCAAAGTAGTATCACCTGAAATCCTAGATTAGCCAgccaaaaaattaattcctatcCTGAAATGAGCAAAAGCACTTGAGCTGGCTCTCAATTTGGTGCAAAGTCCATTggctggagaaagaaaaatatggagTCCTTAGACTAATAAAATGGGGTGAGGTGACACAAACCTCTGCCtaaaaaaatggggaaacaTATTGCCCCCTAAAGCTACATAAACACATCAGACAGGTTGGTTTTGTAAGCTTATGTAAAAGTAGCCTGCTAGTGGTGTTTGCATCTGCTGTCAAAAGAACTAAGAATTGGGAGAAACATGTAATTTTTAACTCCGTGCCCAGCAGCtcaactgaaacacaaaaataCACTCTCAGGTGAACTGACCTGTGTGGTTTCTGTGACAGAAGCCAACTGCAAGTATTCTGAATTTCCCCAACCAAAGACATCTCCTTCATCTGAAACAGCCAGACAACAGTCCCCATAGGAAGAGACCTGGATAATGTTTACTCCAGCAATGTCACCATGCAGCTTAGTAGGAACACTGGTGATGTTATAGTGTCCAAgacctgaaaggaaaaaaaagtagagaTTATGAAGAATTTCTTTTCCAGACACAATTTTTTAATGCCTGCATAGGACCATTTTTGTCATGCTATAACAAAATCACCCTTTCTCTGAAACAAATCTTTCTGGTCATACTGCTTACTGTCCATCAGCTGCAACAGACAAGTAGTCACAAACACCACTGCTACTAGCCAAAGCACCTCTCTGGAGTACACAACAACTTTATACCTCACACACTCTGCAGAATCTCATATCTCTTGTCTGCATGGACCAAAGTGTTTGAAGAACAATAACCAAGCCGGGCAGATATCCCAACAGGGATGAAGTTTTACAAACTGCCTGCATCCTGTCTTCTGCAAGGAGAGCCATGAGTGATAGCACACTGCAATCAGTTAAGACAACAGCAGGGGAAATGGCAAAAGAGGCTGGGAAGCAAACACTTTACATGACAAGATgctgcctggaaaaaaaaaaaacagaatatagATGACAGCTGGGTTACACTACATTGGCACAAAAGAATCATGGGAAGAACTCAGCTTTGggagcagcaaaacaaacagTAGGAATGATGGTGAGGAGGAAGTTCTCTGCAGCAAAAGCCACCATAAAAAGTGCCTGCCCATGGATCCCAAGCTAAAATTGCTTGCAACTGCTACCAAGCTGTTTGTCAGTTCAAAAGAACAGAACAGACCCCAAAACAAGAACCAGGAAGGCAAAGCTGCACCAAACTGAAGAGCAAAGCTGCCCATGTCACTTCCACATCCCCTCAGAAGCTTTAAACAGCAGATACACACTCCTCCAAGTGCATGCTTGGATTGCCAGGGCAGCATCCTAAAGGTCCTCAAAAATGAACTGGATTGTCTCAGTTTGGTTACACAAGAGTACTGAAAACATCTACACACAACTGGAAACATTAGCAGCCCCTTTCTGTCCACACATGCATGACAAATACACATCACAACTTCTCAATTAGGACAGCTTGCTATTTTCATCAATTCCCTCAAAAGCAAGCTGAGCTGAGTTCCTACCTGTTTGTCCATCAGCTCCCCATCCACATGCATAGACTGTACCTTTCTTGGTTCTAAACAGACTGTGGTCCTGCCCACACACCACCTGCATACAAACAAGAAGTCAGTCAGGAAAGGCTACATGCTCAGACTTGATTTAGTGAAGCATTAGTGACAGATAAATTGAGCAATGACCTCTATGCTGTCCATCAGTTCACATTTTGGCCTTTTTCTCCTGATCACATGGGAAAGGAAAGGCCAAGAACCACAAGATACAACACAGAAATCAGCAGAATTTTCTTTATGGAAAGCAATGCTGTAGTTGAATTGTTCTAAGATCCAAAATAAGGAGAGAAAGCTTGATTCAGCAGTATCAcaataaaagcagcaaagagTAAATAAGAGCTCCCCCTTCACAGGATGCTAACCACGTGATTCTTGATGCCAGCTACAAACTGCTAGGGATTCTTTGCCATGTAAGCACTCTAGGCACACAGCTGTTCTCAAATCTATATTTATGTTGAACTAGCCATCATGTCTGCCACAGGCTTGGCAGGAATCAAAGCCAAGGAAAAAGTCATTCAAAAGcagacattaaaaattaaacaaagatTAAATGGATTTAATCAACAAAGTAAGAAAGTGACTACCAACATTAAGCACATAACTGCTATTATCAAAGTACAAGCAGGTACCAAGTATTCAATCCccctaaaaaaattaaaaccatgcAAAGTCCAATCAGAAGTTTTGCAAGCCTAATTCAAAACAGTTTTAGGATGAACTACAGCACAGTCTCATCAGGTGGGTGTACATGCAAGtgtttctgctgccctgcagtcCCTTGCTCTCCTAGGAACCTGACCTAGTGCTAATATAAGTAATGGTTTCACAGCTCATTTCTGAAAAGGCAAAGACAAAATTTAAACTCCTAAGCAATACAAAAGTGacaaaggggaacaagaaatcATGACAGGAAGAGAGTAGTGGGTGGAGAGCCCAGAAGTAGACACTGCACTCTGAGTGTGGCTGAATAGAAAAGAGGAATCCTCTCCTTGACGTGCAGGTAACACTCCTCCTCATGCAGCCAAGGGTATCATTAGCCTTCTCTACAGCAAGGCACATTGCTGGGTCATGGTCAGCCTGGTGTACCCTAGGGCCTTTTCCACACAGCTGCCTCCCACACGGTCACCCCTAGCCCATGGTGGTGTCTGAAATCGTTCTTCACCAGCAATAGGACTTGGCCATTTCCACTGCTGATGAGGTTCATGTAGGCCTATTTCTGCAGCCTCTGGATGGCAGCACCACCCTCTGGTTTATCAGTAACTCCTCAGAGTTTATGTCACCTGCTGTCTGCTGAGGGAACACTCTGTGACCCAGATCACCAGTGAAAATGTAAACAGGACTGGACCCCAGACCCCTGGGGTCCCACTCTTGTTACTTGTTTCAACTCAGCTTCGAGCCAGTGACTGCCACCCTCTGAGCCTGGTTGTTCAGCTGGTTCCCAATTCATCCTCAGGACTGAGCTctgatgatcctctcacctggACAACTCTGCTGTCAAATTCCTTCAGCTGATGAATGAGATGGCTTCCACTGGACACCAACCAACCACCAAGAAGAGAAAAGGCAACACAGAGGATTTCAGAAGACTGCAAAAAAACACAAAGGTAAACCTGCCTCTACTGAAAGCCATTTTATTACCACAAGTAGAGAAATTTGTTTGCATGTAGTTTCACTGCAAAATACCTGCACAAAGAAGGAACATCATTCTATATTCTCTTATTTAAGAAGTTTAGAACTgtcatttttaaatataaactcTTGTGACTGGGGGTAGGGGCAACCCTCAAAGTCAGTCCCTAGTCTAGAATGAGCAGACACACGACACAATACTGCAATACCCATATAAACACTACACTTAGCTAGAGATAAACCAGATATCCCAGAGCACAGTGTAGTGCTAACATCTCTGTCATTTTTTCACAGTACCAGGGATTATCAACAATCCAATGACTGACTTCCAGTATCAAGACTAACAAAAGCTACCTATTTACAGCTATTTTCTCAAACTTTACAGACCATGTGTTGTGATCACAGAGCAATTTTTGGTCCTACTAGGGAATCAGAAACTCAACATATTCCCACTATTCATTTACTCTATCATACAAAGCACTTTGAGCCTATGCTTTGGTGAGACTCACAAAAACCCAATGAAggaaatgggtttttttgtagaAAAAGCCCAGTGAAGGAAAAGCATCAGACTCAGAGGCAGATGCAACAGAGACTTAACAAGAAGATGCCTCTTTCATAATTAAATGGCACTTTTAACATCCTCAGGAACAGTACAGGTACTCTGAGCAGCTAAAGGGAGAAAGCCCAACTACTAACACCAATTACCTCAAGCAATTTATGAAGGCTGGGTTCTCCCACTACGCCCTAAAAGAACTGTCCCATGCTGATATTCTTTTGTCTCTTGTGAATGTTGTCAGCAGCATGCTAGTGCCCAAGCCTGGGTTCAAAGGCTGCTTGTATGACACCTGCAGCATAAAAACCTCAGTTCTCAGACTCcctaattttaaattaaatgcttaTACTACTAGACCTTTTCCACTTTCAGGTTTTTCTGCAGGGTTGTTTTCATGCAATTATGTTTCCAACAATAAGAAAGTTCCTGATCTTTGAATTCTCACCTGTAAATTTCATCTTCAACAACCTTCCGGCCACACTGTCCATAAGAATTGTTTCCCATtgtgaaaactgaaaaacaattaTAAAACACACGAGTTTTATTACTGCGCAATACCCTGAAAGCCTCTTTTCAGGtcctcaaaatattttcagtcagttctaAGTCTGAAAGGTAGAGAACAGCAATGTAAAAATAGGTATAAGCTTTTTTCAAAGGCCACTTGAATGAAAGTGACTGAATCCATTTTCACCAGCAGTATTGCTGtaggcacagcagcagtgcctggagcccGCTGTCTGTCACAGTGGGGAATTGCCAAGCTCATCCTGCCACTGTCAAAGAGACTCAGAAACAGATCAGCAATCCCACAGGAGTGGGAATCAATGAACCAACCAGCTCACTAAGAAGCTGCACTGGATCACTTGGTGCAGCACTGAAGACACTGCACCAAAGAGTTCCCAGAGATGTGGAGAGACAATTCACAAACAAGATCTTCTCGATAAACTactaattaatttatttatttaataaacatGTCACTCTGGGGCTTAAAGGGGAAGTAACACAGGAGTACTGGCATAGTCACCCAAATCTGTGTTCAAAAACACATCTGAGTGAAAAAATCAGGCTGCACTCAGCCAGACCTGGGGCTAGAGAAACAAAACTTGTAGTAAAAAGTCCCAACACATTTACAACTTGAGCCAAGTGAAGCTCATGGCTTTCCCTCGCAGAAGAAATCCTACAAAGGCCAACAGCTGCCTGCATCCCATATACAGTGCAAACAGCCCAGCTGGGATATAGTTCTAAAGGACAgaagacaatttttttcaaGCTTTTAGTAAAAGCATAGCCAGGTACCCATAGACATCACCAACACAAGCAACATTGTACCTCCTTCACTATCTGTCAGGACCAGGGAATGGGCTCTCCCACAGGACACTTGCAAGACTCGAGTTTGCTGTGGTTTCTCCAGTGGTAATGGAATTGGAGATGGTTCCAAGACATATTCATAGCCCTTAGCTTAAGGAAAAGAGAACAATTTTAAGTCAGTAGTTTCCACAAAGTAAATCTAACAAATATTTGCTGATCTTGTACATTCACACACTTACTTCTGCTTTGTTATAGAAGCAGATACATTTTAGAAAGCCAAGACACTAACCAAAGAGGCTGacagagagaaggagaaggtaAAAGCTATGGAGATTGCTGAAGTCAATCACTGCCTAAATGAAAGTCCACAATTACCAGAGGGTGAATGTTATTAAGGCTTCAGGTGGCAGAATTGTGAAACTGAGGCTTTCACCAGCATGTTCAACCACTCTGGTGAATACAGCTGCATCACTAGAGCTTAATATCACACACAAACGTTCTTTGCAACTGGGAATATTGCAAACAAGGTACAAGAGCAACAATCACAAAAAAGTAGCaggaaaggtgaaaaaaaatcttaaagaaAAGCAGATTACAGGCACTTTCAGAACTAAGGAATGCAAGAAAGACTAGCTAGGCTAGGTCCATAGTGAATAAGACATCTAACGTTTATGAAAAATGACATGCTGTACTTAAAAGAGATTTAGCAACTTGAAGAATACAGAATCAGTTACAGTCAACTGGAGCAGGGGGGAAAGAACAGCAAACCATAAATCAATACTAGGGGAAAAGTTAAAAGGAGATAAAATGCCTTGATATCAAAGTTATTGTAATTAGAGAAATTAGAGGACCCAAAGCAATATTGCATACAGGGAGCAGTACTTTACTGGCCCTTGCTGccttcaataaaaataaaaactaaaaaaaaaaaaaaccacaaaaaaacacagccaaaaataaaaaataacaacaaaaaaccacgtaagattaaaaaaaaattaaaaatctataCAGGTCTTTCATGGTAAGACATTACTGGATGTGAGGACAGGCAGCACAACAGGCAGCTTGCCAATGGTGAGCATCTGCCATGCAATAGAGCAGGAACTTAAAGACAACTAACTCTCTGTCTAGAAACACCTGGAAGTCACCAAGCTAAATaaccttttcctctctctgttcCCTCCAGCAGAAAGACACATCCTACTGGGATATGTAGTAACCATTGCTGAGGGGATTTGGAAAAAGAGACAACGAGGTGGGTAAGGAACAGGGGGTGAGTGTGAAATATGCAGTAGTTTAGATGCAACCATCTAAAAGTCAGAAGGCTGCAAATTCCCTTGGAAATGAAGTATCTACAGCAACGCAGTGCTGGAAGCACCAGGCACCAAAGTCAGCCTGTAAAACAGCAATGAGCAACACATCCCAAAGGAAAACTTGTCTGGGGGTACATTAAACATGGAGCAGTAGCAATCCCACTGATCTTCACATTTTCAACCCATCTTACCAAACACACTCGCTTACTTGACAGCCTTGAACTGCAAAACTGTTTAACCTACTAATGGATTCtctgacaaaaataatttccaggtcagataataaaaaa from Lonchura striata isolate bLonStr1 chromosome 20, bLonStr1.mat, whole genome shotgun sequence harbors:
- the RCC1L gene encoding RCC1-like G exchanging factor-like protein isoform X1, with product MAGLARRLFCRGFCAPAVPPGTRQLRQAEEAAPVFQYAGKAAKRKDRVFVWGFSYSGALGIPSFVKPDEGWKKPRRIQGTPYRLETEEKISSAACGYGFTLLASNTRDITKVWGMGLNKDSQLGFQRSRRDQTKGYEYVLEPSPIPLPLEKPQQTRVLQVSCGRAHSLVLTDSEGVFTMGNNSYGQCGRKVVEDEIYSGSHLIHQLKEFDSRVVQVVCGQDHSLFRTKKGTVYACGWGADGQTGLGHYNITSVPTKLHGDIAGVNIIQVSSYGDCCLAVSDEGDVFGWGNSEYLQLASVTETTQVNVPRHLPFKIGKIKEAACGGTGNVVLTEEGNVFVWGYGILGKGPNLIETAVPEMIPPSLFGWSDFNPDTRVAHVRCGLSQFAALTNRGELFVWGKNLRGCLGTGRMEDQYFPWRVRMVVLRPRVYYLASFCYPEGKDYHLLCSFVE
- the RCC1L gene encoding RCC1-like G exchanging factor-like protein isoform X3 produces the protein MAGLARRLFCRGFCAPAVPPGTRQLRQAEEAAPVFQYAGKAAKRKDRVFVWGFSYSGALGIPSFVKPDEGWKKPRRIQGTPYRLETEEKISSAACGYGFTLLASNTRDITKVWGMGLNKDSQLGFQRSRRDQTKGYEYVLEPSPIPLPLEKPQQTRVLQVSCGRAHSLVLTDSEGVFTMGNNSYGQCGRKVVEDEIYSGSHLIHQLKEFDSRVVQVVCGQDHSLFRTKKGTVYACGWGADGQTGLGHYNITSVPTKLHGDIAGVNIIQVSSYGDCCLAVSDEGDVFGWGNSEYLQLASVTETTQVNVPRHLPFKIGKIKEAACGGTGNVVLTEEGNVFVWGYGILGKGPNLIETAVPEMIPPSLFGWSDFNPDTRVAHVRCGLSQFAALTNRGELFVWGKNLRGCLGTGRMEDQYFPWRVTVPGEVVDVACGVDHMVSMVRSFT
- the RCC1L gene encoding RCC1-like G exchanging factor-like protein isoform X2, encoding MAGLARRLFCRGFCAPAVPPGTRQLRQAEEAAPVFQYAGKAAKRKDRVFVWGFSYSGALGIPSFVKPDEGWKKPRRIQGTPYRLETEEKISSAACGYGFTLLASNTRDITKVWGMGLNKDSQLGFQRSRRDQTKGYEYVLEPSPIPLPLEKPQQTRVLQVSCGRAHSLVLTDSEGVFTMGNNSYGQCGRKVVEDEIYSGSHLIHQLKEFDSRVVQVVCGQDHSLFRTKKGTVYACGWGADGQTGLGHYNITSVPTKLHGDIAGVNIIQVSSYGDCCLAVSDEGDVFGWGNSEYLQLASVTETTQVNVPRHLPFKIGKIKEAACGGTGNVVLTEEGNVFVWGYGILGKGPNLIETAVPEMIPPSLFGWSDFNPDTRVAHVRCGLSQFAALTNRGELFVWGKNLRGCLGTGRMEDQYFPWRVRMVVTVPGEVVDVACGVDHMVSMVRSFT